The genomic window TGTCACAGATCAGACTTGAGTCATGGAAGTCGATGATGGAAACGAGTCGAAACCCTCCGCCTCGCCAGTGGCTTTCAGTTCAGTTTTCGACCCTTCCAATCCTATAGGGTTTTTCAAATCTGCGTTCGCCTTCGCATCTCAGATGGCTGCAGATATCTTCGACGACAATCAAGAAGATAAGATGGAGAATAAAATCTTGTCACTTCTTGATGATATCAAGAAAAGAAAGcgggaaaagaaagatgaatcagaagaagaagaagatgctGAGAACAAGAGATGGAGAACATCGGAAGCAGATACTAAAAAGCCGTCCCATGACGATCCGTTGCCGCCGAACAAAAACAATGGTCTTGACATGAAGAACTATTCATGGTCGCAAACTCTAGGAGACGTCATGGTTCAGGTCCCAGTTCCTCTCGGAACCAAAAAGAAACTCGTAATATGCGATATCAAAAACACGTCTCTACGAGTGGGGGTTAAGGGTCAGCCGTTGTTGATCGACGACGAGTTATTCCAGGCGGTGAAAGTTTGTGAGAGTTATTGGACACTGGAAGATAATGAAACGGTTACCATTCTGTTATCAAAGTGTAATCCATGGGAATGGTGGAAATCAGTGGTGAAAGGTGATCGAGGGATTGATACTAGCCGATGCGAACCGGGACTGAGACGGTTGGATGGCTTGGGCTACGAAGCGGAACGTCACATGAGAAAGCTGTTGTTTGATTATGGGCAGAAGTGTAAGGGACTCCCAACAAGCGATAATTGTCCGGAGGTGCTCCAGAAATTCATTGTTCACCATCCATATTTGAACCTTCCTCCTCAAAGTAAATGAGATGATTCATTTCAACAGCCAACTTTTTACTTTCTGCAACTTCTTCAGCTTTTAATTCAATTGTTCTGATAATAGACTGATTTCAATTCTTAGATTTGTATTTGATGGCAGTTTTATCAGAAGATTTATATTCGATGTTGCGGCTTGCTTGTGTTTAGTTTTAGAATTATATATCAATAGCAAAAATTCATTATATTGCCAACATTCAAAGATGAATATCACTTGCCACATATAGAGGAGCACATGGTCTAATCAATA from Gossypium hirsutum isolate 1008001.06 chromosome D12, Gossypium_hirsutum_v2.1, whole genome shotgun sequence includes these protein-coding regions:
- the LOC107944939 gene encoding protein BOBBER 1, which translates into the protein MEVDDGNESKPSASPVAFSSVFDPSNPIGFFKSAFAFASQMAADIFDDNQEDKMENKILSLLDDIKKRKREKKDESEEEEDAENKRWRTSEADTKKPSHDDPLPPNKNNGLDMKNYSWSQTLGDVMVQVPVPLGTKKKLVICDIKNTSLRVGVKGQPLLIDDELFQAVKVCESYWTLEDNETVTILLSKCNPWEWWKSVVKGDRGIDTSRCEPGLRRLDGLGYEAERHMRKLLFDYGQKCKGLPTSDNCPEVLQKFIVHHPYLNLPPQSK